In Pan paniscus chromosome 1, NHGRI_mPanPan1-v2.0_pri, whole genome shotgun sequence, the DNA window CTTTGATTACTACAAGAAAGAGAACTGGCTAATGGAAGAAATATTCAGTCTCTGCCACAATCCCTGTTCCCAGCCAGAGCTCCACCTTGACCTTGGCCTCTCTCTTTGCCCAGACATCCTTCTGTGACTCTTTGACTACCAATCCCTGTTAGTCTCCAGACCCATATGCTTATATCTGGCTTGTTTTGCCATCACCTGAGCCCACAGccacttttagtatttttttgcaAGTGAAGAATTCTGCTCCAgcttaaacacacacatgcatacatgcacacacacagagtgttGTACACAGAGATTTTTAGAAGGGGCACTGGCTTTGTTGCTAGGTcattaaataagaatatttactgagtacctccTCTTCAGCCTGTGGCCTTGTGCCCTGGGTTCCCAGGTATTAAAGTTAATAGTaaagttttcttatatttttgacATCAGTATGTTTTATTACTGCCAGTAAAATTTTTGACCAGATTTTGGCATGTTGGGatatgtgggggtgtgtgtgtgtaagtaaatTACAAGCAAAGAGCTGTATTAAGCCCCACCAGCCTGGGGCCAGCTTAGCCTAACAGCTCCTTGGACATCAGGCCCCTGCCCCCATCTTGCCCCAGCCTTATCTAACTTTGACTGGGGACCCCAGCTCCTCAGTCTAGAGCCCAAGGCAGATTCAagctggcctcctgccaggaCTGGTGGAATTGTCCACCTGAGAGAGCCCATCTCCCACCTGCCCTCTGGAAATGTCTTCTGGGGTGTCCACCCTGGGCCATGGTCATGTTGTCCTGACGCCTTCAATACAGAAGGTGCTTTCCAGTTTGGTTCCAGAGCTTCAGGCCTCCCTGCCTTGGCTCCGGGCTCCTCCATTACTTCCCACTCCCCTGAGGCTTTTGTAGCTCCAACCCCAGCAAGTCCGGATCTCCTTCCTATTGGGCTGCTCCCACAGTTAGACCAAAGGAAGCTTCCTGAAGTGGGAGCTAACCAGTTGGCTACTGAAGCTCAGGTTCCCCTCAGGGTTATAAGCTGGTCTCTGAGCGAGAGCTCTCGCTGGCCTCATGGCCCATTCTGTGACCATCAGTAGAGGCTGTCCATCCTCTTCTGGTCTGGGGTTCAGGCCTCTGTTggcccagctcctgggcccaTTTCTCTGGTGACTTTTACAGGTGCTCTCACCAATTCCCTGGAAAAGTggcttttctctttatcacttcAAGTTTGTGTTAAAATTTCACACATACCCTCAGAACCACAGAAGGTAGAAAAGAACCATTTTCTTAGTGTCTGTTGGTCACAGTCATTAGAACGGTCCTTTGGTTTATGCCGCACCACATTTGGAATCCATTCCAAGACAGAAGTCTCCTTAGGTCCTGCAGGTTCCCCTACATctgcacctgtggtcctggctgcCCTTCTCCCCCTGCCCCTCCTATTAAGCACTTCATACCTGTCGTGGTGTGGTAGAGCAGGCTGGCAGAGAGCACTAGTCCAGAAGTCCAAGCCCCAGCGTGGCTTGGGCTAGCCACTCTCCACCATGGCTCAGATGCCTGTTGTGCAGAATGACAGGGTGGCCCCTCCAGCTCACAGGCCTCGCTCACTCTGCGCCCTGGCAGCCAACGGTGCTCCTGTGGCCTCTTTGCTCCCCACTCAGAAGTGTGGGTAGGAGGCCTCTGCTTGGAGAAACACCATGTCCAGCCCACAGGTGCAGGCTGGACACTGACCCTGGGCAGGCAGTGCTGGCCCTGTAGTCACCTGATGATGCAACAGTCATCTGACTGTCTCCTTCATCTACCCTGCCCCTCCCACCTGGCCCTGGGAATTGCACCAAACCCCAGCTGCTGGGCGCTCCACCACCTGCCAAGGAGAGCCCTGTGGCTCAGTGAGGGGAGAAGGCAGGACTAAGCAATGTAGAGTCCTGCCTGGCCAGCTGACCCCCACTCAGATTGATCATTTCACCACCCAGTCATGCCGCAGGGTCCCATCCATCCATCGGAAGAAGCAAAGCTTACCACTAGCTAGTGTTTCGGGGCTGCTCTCAGATCCTTGCGTGAAAGGATCAATAAGAATAGTAAGTATAGCCAACCCTTGATTATCCACACATAGCACCCAAAGGCCTCTCCATCACAGTGCAGCCAGGCTGAGGAGACCCAGCCCAGCCCGAAGAGCAGTTCTCTCTGTGCTGCAAACCATGTCTACTATGTCTGATTTTTAGAAGGCTCAGCACTTCTGCCCACCTTAGCTTAGGTAAGCAAGACCTGGGGTAAGGCTGCCAGGACGAGTTCCCCCACCTTTGCTGGGCTCCCCTTTCTTCTGTCCAGCAGCTGCAGTGTGGTTAGGACATAGGTTGAAAGGGCAACTCTGTTGTTCAGATGCTAGACAATTCCTTACTCCCTCTTGCCGTGGATACAGCGATGTCCCCTGGGGCCATGCCGGTGCTTCCATAGGACTAGGGGCCATAGACTGCAGTGCCCATCATGCCACAGAAGCCACAGAGAACTTCTATTAATTGAGGTGGGAGACAGTCCTGGCTGGGGGGTCAAGAGGCACAGGATGGTCCAGTCCTGCCACCATTCCCGTGTGCTTTTCAGGGAAAATCATATCACCTTTCTAGCCTTCAGTCTCTTCTGTCAAGTGAGAGGAATGGACTAGACAGTCAGGCTCTAAGAATCTATCAGAAGATCACGGTGTAACTTTAGTCTCCATAGAAGAGATCAAAAGTATGTACGAGACACCCAGAGACAGTTGGCACTTATGCCTAGTTTTGGCCGTAAGGCAAATATTAATTGTAAGGGTAACCATTTtgtcctggtttgcctgggactgtCTTTGTTTATTCCTGTTGTTCCTCGATGATTTTTAGTAGTTCCCATTTCATTCTCCAAGTGTCCCAGTTTGGATGGTATCTTATATGGCCACCCTGTTGACTGAGATGTAATCTAATGAAATGAGATTTCTCTGTCTTCCCCACACTCAGCCTGCTTTGGTACAAGTCACAGGAGGCCTTTGACTGCTCATAGGAGAATCTCTGCTGATACACAGTCTTTCACTGGCAAATATCAATCACTGTATTTGCACCATATCCAATGACTAGAGGGATGTCATTGAATCCATCACTGTATTCAATGACCAGAGGGGTGTCATTGAAGACATAAATGATCTCCTGCATCATTCACTGCTCCTGACTGAAGTGCTACATGAAAAAGTTTTGCAAGAAACTTAGATGTTCCATCCTGTCTGGCTATAAGACTCCATAATGGACCAAATCTCCCTTTTCTCcttggctgccaggaagctcatatataaatatatagctgAATTATAGAAACACCATAAGTCCTTATTATTGGTATAGCAGTACTCTTTTTATCCCACCAATCCTGACTTTTTgccttatttccattttctttgctctgattTGTTATTCTTATTTATGATTTTCTCATATTTATAGTTTGTCATTCTTCTATAAATATGGTTTTGTTATAGTTACTTTGAATTCTTTGTAGCACCAAGTAGAAAAGGAACACAAAAGGAGTGAACTTAGAGGATATGCTTTTTAGCTAAAAGATCAAATCACCTGCTCCTCCAAAGCATATCACAGTGTCCGAGGGCCCTGCCCTTTAAGAGACAATTATTTGAGTCTTAAAGACTTGTTCGTCTTCTGAGCACCTGCAAAAATGTAGTAAGTGGCATTTTCAAGTCTGTATCATCACACACCTAGTGAAACGCAGAGTGTGAGCATGAGGGGAGCCTGAGGGCAGGATGCCGGGGATAGGGCATGCTCACAGGAGAAAAAGCAAGCACAGAGATGCTCATCACTCACCCAGGGCCTCGCCAGGGGATGCCAGGGGATGGACACCTGAGAAGGGGCTGGGGAACAAACTCTGGCCATGGGAGGCCTGGGTCCAGGTGGCAACACTGCCTGTTAGCAACACGGGACCTTCAGTAAGCCATCTTCCTGATGTCCAAAGTCAGGTGGTTGGGTGAGATGGAGTCCATGGTGACTCCAGCCTTGGGATTCCGACCCTGTTCCTGGGGAGGAGCGCCCTGAGGAtgcacctgagcccaggaagctgagacTGCCCCGCTTGCAGCTGGCCCTAGGAGGAGGCACACACTTGGGGCTATATGCAGACCAACTTTGCTCCTCCACTTGAGGGCAATGATCCCCATATTTCCATGGCATCCCCGGGGCACTGACTGGACAAGGAAAGGCTGCAAAGCCAGAGGAACCTTCCAGAATGATCCTCCTGGCAATTGCTTGGATCAAGCAAATGGTCACAGCTGTGTCAGATTGTAAGTTCTCACAGGCTGTGGCAGTAGTTTGCAGTTTTGTCTTCAAACATGGGCTGGGGTGCGGGTTAGCAATGGGGTAAAAAGCAGTGAATGATGTCCCTTGTGGACAGTTTCAGAACCCAGGGCCAGAGAGAAATACTAACCTGAGAATAATCTACCCCTTGGAAAACTCACCCCTGAATAAACCACAGGCACTTCCCTCTTGCACCAGCCATGGCCCCATCCAGAGTTCACCCAGCAGCATCTGCATCTCCAATCTCATTGGGGCCACTGCAGCTCCGAGGCACAGTCGAGGCAGGATTTGTTATCTATTTTACCGATTAggcaactgaggcttagagagcttAGACCCACTCAGAGTGGATCACAAAACAGAGATGAGAGCCCAGGCCTCTGTCCCTAACCACCCTGCAGTTCCCAGAGCCCACTTTGCCTTCTGTTCTCAGCATCCCACATGGCCACAGTCCTCAGAAACACACTGGCATTCAGGTCACCCAACACTGACATGGGAGCCGGGGAGGAAAGAATTGCAGGGCTTGGGGGCATGTGGAGCCGGAGCCTGTGGTTCTGCTTGAGTTTCCCTGGTTAACTTTTGAGGAGTCTCAGCCAGGTGTGGCACCGAGTCTGGGCTGCCCAGTCTGTGCATGAGTCCCAGTAACTCTGTcttctcttttgtgtgtgtgtatttctgtgtgtgtgtacatctatCACACAGAAGAAGAGCGTGATTTCTCCTCCGAGGCCGTTGATCTCCAACCCAGAACTAAAGGGGAGAAGAGCCACCCCCAGCATCCAGCGTGGCATCTCTTGTGCCAGGACCAGGGATGACTGGGCCATGGACACAGATGTCTCCAACCTTCAACCGTTTGCATAGCACACGGGGGACTCGTGGGGGCCACCTGCCACTGCCAGCTGAAACAATACAATGGCAATACTGACATCCTTCATGACGTTTTCCCGACAGACATTCAGGCAGAAAGTGCTGGTGCGTTTTCTGTCTGCAAAGTAGAGGGCCATGCCTCACCAATAGAATAGCTTAGGCCCTGATGACCTGCTCCGAGTCCACTCACAGCCAGTGACACTTGCAAAAAACTCCCAAAGCCGTCTTGGGTTTGGCTTCCGCAGCTCTTGACCAATGTGGCCAAAGCTGGACACCTCCTTGGGACACTGGGATTATTCATAAATGCAGCCCGCCCTGACTCTCCCTGAATAGCATCTGAAGTCTTTGTGAAGGTCATGGATCCTGAACAAAGTGTCAAGGGCACCAAGAAGGCTGAGGGAAGTCCCCGGAAGCGGCTGACCAAAGGAGAGGCCATTCAAACCAGTGTTTCTTCCAGCGTCCCATACCCAGGCAGCGGCACAGCTGCCACCCAAGAGAGCCCCGCCCAAGAGCTCTTAGCCCCGCAGCCCTTCCCGGGCCCCTCATCAGTTCTTAGGGAAGGCTCTCAGGAGAAAACAGGCCAGCAGCAGAAGCCCCCCAAAAGGCCCCCCATTGAAGCATCCGTCCACATCTCACAGCTTCCGCAGCACCCTCTGACACCAGCATTCATGTCGCCTGGCAAACCTGAGCATCTCCTGGAGGGGTCCACATGGCAACTGGTTGACCCCATGAGACCTGGACCCTCTGGCTCCTTCGTGGCCCCTGGGCTCCATCCTCAGAGCCAGCTCCTTCCTTCCCACGCTTCCATCATTCCCCCTGAGGACCTTCCTGGAGTCCCCAAAGTCTTCGTGCCTCGTCCTTCCCAGGTCTCCTTGAAGCCCACAGAAGAGGCACacaagaaggagaggaagccccAGAAGCCAGGCAAGTATATCTGCCAGTACTGCAGCCGGCCCTGTGCCAAGCCCAGCGTGCTCCAGAAGCACATTCGCTCACACACAGGTGAGAGGCCCTACCCCTGCGGCCCCTGTGGCTTCTCCTTCAAGACCAAGAGTAATCTCTACAAGCACAGGAAGTCCCATGCCCACCGCATCAAAGCAGGCCTGGCCTCAGGCATGGGCGGCGAGATGTACCCACATGGGCTGGAGATGGAGCGGATCCCTGGGGAAGAGTTTGAGGAGCCCACTGAGGGAGAAAGCACAGATTCTGAAGAGGAGACTAGTGCCACCTCTGGTCACCCTGCAGAGCTCTCCCCAAGACCCAAGCAGCCCCTTCTCTCCAGTGGGCTATACAGCTCTGGGAGCCACAGTTCCAGCCACGAACGCTGTTCCCTGTCCCAGTCCAGCACAGCCCAGTCACTCGAAGACCCCCCTCCATTTGTGGAACCCTCATCTGAGCACCCCCTGAGCCATAAACCTGAAGACACCCACACGATTAAGCAGAAGCTGGCCCTCCGCTTAAGCGAGAGGAAGAAGGTGATCGATGAGCAGGCATTTCTGAGCCCAGGCAGCAAAGGGAGTACTGAGTCTGGGTATTTCTCTCGCTCCGAGAGTGCAGAGCAGCAGGTCAGCCCCCCAAACACCAACGCCAAGTCCTACGCTGAGATCATCTTTGGCAAGTGTGGGCGAATAGGACAGCGGACCGCCATGCTGACAGCCACCTccacccagcccctcctgcccctgtCCACCGAAGACAAGCCCAGCCTGGTGCCTTTGTCTGTACCCCGGACGCAGGTGATCGAGCACATCACGAAGCTCATCACCATCAACGAGGCCGTGGTGGACACCAGCGAGATCGACAGCGTGAAGCCAAGGCGGAGCTCACTGTCCAGGCGCAGCAGCATGGAGTCCCCAAAATCCAGCCTCTACCGGGAGCCCCTGTCGTCCCACAGTGAGAAAACCAAGCCTGAACAATCACTGCTGAGCCTCCAGCACCCACCCAGTACCGCCCCCCCTGTGCCTCTCCTGAGAAGCCACTCAATGCCTTCTGCCGCCTGCACTATCAGCACCCCCCACCACCCCTTCCGAGGTAGCTACTCCTTCGATGACCATATCACCGACTCCGAAGCCCTGAGCCGCAGCAGTCACGTGTTTACCTCCCACCCCCGGATGCTGAAGCGCCAGCCGGCAATCGAATTACCTTTGGGAGGGGAATACAGTTCCGAGGAGCCTGGACCAAGCAGCAAAGACACAGCCTCCAAGCCCTCGGACGAAGTGGAACCCAAGGAAAGCGAGCTTACCAAAAAGACCAAGAAGGGTTTGAAAACAAAAGGGGTGATCTACGAATGTAACATATGTGGTGCTCGGTACAAGAAAAGGGATAACTACGAAGCCCACAAAAAATACTACTGCTCAGAGCTTCAGATCGCAAAGCCCATCTCTGCAGGCACCCACACATCTCCAGAAGCCGAAAAGAGTCAGATTGAGCATGAGCCGTGGTCCCAAATGATGCATTACAAACTGGGAACCACCCTGGAACTCACTccactgaggaagaggaggaaagagaagagccTTGGGGACGAGGAAGAGCCACCTGCCTTTGAGTCCACAAAAAGTCAGTTTGGCAGCCCCGGGCCATCTGATGCTGCTCGGAACCTTCCCCTGGAGTCCACCAAGTCACCAGCAGAACCAAGTAAATCAGTGCCCTCCTTGGAGGGACCCACGGGCTTCCAGCCAAGGACTCCCAAGCCAGGGTCTGGTTCAGAatcagggaaggagaggagaacaACGTCCAAAGAAATTTCTGTCATCCAGCACACCAGCTCCTTTGAGAAATCTGATTCTCTCGAGCAGCCAAGTGGCTTGGAAGGGGAAGACAAACCTCTGGCCCAGTTCCCATCACCCCCACCTGCCCCACATGGACGCTCTGCTCACTCCCTGCAGCCCAAGTTGGTCCGCCAGCCCAACATTCAGGTTCCTGAGATCCTAGTAACTGAGGAGCCTGACCGGCCAGACACAGAGCCAGAGCCGCCCCCTAAGGAACCTGAGAAGACTGAGGAATTCCAGTGGCCCCAGCGCAGCCAGACACTTGCCCAGCTCCCAGCTGAGAAGCTGCCACCCAAAAAGAAGAGGCTGCGCCTGGCAGAGATGGCCCAATCATCAGGGGAGTCCAGCTTCGAGTCCTCTGTGCCTCTGTCTCGCAGCCCGAGCCAGGAAAGCAGTGTCTCTTTGAGTGGGTCCAGCCGCTCAGCCTCGTTTGAGAGGGATGACCATGGGAAAGCCGAGGCCCCCGGTCCCTCATCTGATACGCGCCCCAAACCCCTGGGCACCCACATGTTGACTGTCCCCAGCCACCACCCACATGCCCGAGAGATGCGGAGATCAGCCTCAGAGCAGAGCCCCAACGTTTCCCATTCTGCCCACATGACCGAGACACGCAGCAAATCCTTTGACTATGGCAGCTTGTCCTTGACAGGCCCTTCTGCTCCAGCCCCAGTGGCTCCACCAGCGCGGGTGGCCCCgccagagagaagaaaatgcttCTTGGTGAGACAGGCCTCTCTGAGCAGGCCTCCAGAATCTGAGTTGGAGGTTGCCCCCAAGGGAAGACAGGAGAGCGAAGAACCACAGCCCTCATCCAGTAAACCCTCTGCCAAAAGCTCATTGTCCCAGATTTCCTCTGCGGCCACCTCACATGGTGGACCCCCAGGAGGCAAGGGCCCAGGGCAGGACAGGCCCCCATTGGGGTCCACTGTGCCCTACACAGAAGCACTGCAAGTGTTCCACCACCCCGTTGCCCAGACACCCCTGCATGAGAAGCCGTACCTGCCCCCACCagtctcccttttctccttccaGCATCTCGTGCAGCATGAGCCAGGACAGTCTCCAGAATTCTTCTCCACCCAGGCCATGTCCAGCCTCCTGTCCTCACCATACTCCATGCCCCCACTTCCTCCCTCCTTATTTCAAGCCCCACCGCTTCCTCTCCAGCCTACTGTTCTGCACCCAGGCCAACTCCATCTCCCCCAGCTCATGCCTCACCCAGCCAACATCCCCTTCCGGcatcccccttccttcctccccatgCCATACCCGGCCTCCTCAGCACTGTCTTCTGGGTTTTTCCTGCCTCTGCAATCCCAGTTTGCACTTCAGCTCCCTGGTGATGTGGAAAGCCATCTGCCCCagatcaaaaccagcctggccccaCTGGCAACAGGAAGTGCTGGCCTCTCCCCCAGCACAGAGTACAGCAGTGACATCCGGCTACCCCCTGTGGCTCCCCCAGCCAGCTCCTCAGCACCTACATCAGCTCCTCCACTGGCCCTGCCTGCCTGTCCAGACACCATGGTGTCCCTGGTTGTGCCTGTCCGTGTTCAGACCAATATGCCATCCTATGGGAGCGCAATGTACACCACCCTTTCCCAGATCTTGGTCACCCAGTCCCAAGGCAGCTCAGCAACTGTGGCACTTCCCAAGTTTGAGGAACCCCCATCAAAGGGGACGACTGTATGTGGTGCAGATGTGCATGAGGTTGGGCCCGGCCCTTCTGGGTTAAGTGAAGAGCAAAGCAGAGCTTTCCCAACTCCATACCTGAGAGTGCCTGTGACATTACCTGAAAGAAAAGGCACTTCCCTGTCATCAGAGAGTGTCTTGAGCCTGGAGGGGAGTTCATCAACAGCAGGGGGAAGCAAACGTGTCCTTTCACCAGCTGGCAGCCTTGAACTTACCATGGAAACCCAGCAGCAAAAAagagtgaaggaggaggaggcttCCAAGGCAGATGAAAAACTTGAGCTGGTAAAACCATGCAGTGTGGCCCTTACCAGCACCGAGGATGGGAAGAGGCCAGAGAAATCCCACTTAGGCAaccagggccaaggcaggagggagcTAGAAATGCTGTCCAGCCTGTCCTCAGATCCATCTGACACAAAGGAAAttcctcccctccctcacccTGCATTGTCCCATGGGACAGCCCCAGGCTCAGAAGCTTTGAAGGAATATCCCCAGCCATCTGGCAAACCTCACCGAAGAGGGTTGACCCCACTGAGCGTGAAGAAAGAAGATTCCAAGGAACAACCTGATCTCCCCTCCTTGGCACCTCCCAGCTCTCTGCCTCTGTCAGAAACGTCCTCCAGACCAGCCAAGTCACAAGAAGGTACGGACTCAAAGAAGGTACTGCAGTTCCCCAGCCTCCACACAACCACTAATGTCAGTTGGTGCTATTTAAACTACATTAAGCCAAATCACATCCAGCATGCAGATAGGAGGTCCTCTGTTTACGCTGGTTGGTGCATAAGTTTGTACAACCCCAACCTTCCGGGGGTTTCCACTAAAGCTGCTTTGTCCCTCCTGAGGTCTAAGCAGAAAGTGAGCAAAGAGACATACACCATGGCCACAGCTCCGCATCCTGAGGCAGGAAGGCTTGTGCCATCCAGCTCCCGCAAGCCCCGCATGACAGAGGTAAGTTCAGCCTTGTTTTTCTTCTCATCACTGATTTGCAAAAGCACTTGGTGAGCTTTTAAAGCCACAGTATCCTCAGGTTCCAGTTGCAGAACTAGAGCCAGATTAGTAGTCAGATTTCCTCTCTGAAAGCTGAGACTGGTCACCTTACAAGGAAACATGTTTATTGAGTTTCTTTGTCACTGTATCCCTCATATCATTGGAATAGATACACTTCAATAAAGTTAGCCATAAAGTGATCCTGCTCTGCCATGAATTTCTGTTGTGAAATCAAAGATACAgtctcagtaagaaaaaaaagaaattttccaaAAGACTGAGTTGGAAAACTTGGCTAACAGGAATGCCTGTAgcaattttagaactttttacCTCTCCTTCATTATATGGATATCCCTTGTCTTGTTAGTCTTTTCCTGCTTTTCTTAATTCTTACATCTGCTGTTTCCATTCTCTAGTACCACTTTAAATCTTCCCATTTCCAAGATTCTAGAATTTGGTACAAACAACTCCTAAAatattccttcttccttttctgggAGTAAGACAGCAAATGGAGCTGAGCTGCAGTATCCCTCCTTACCAGTGGATGGCAATGCCACTCACAGTTTGACCTATTTGTGCTACGTGGTCAAGAAACACTAATGTTTACGCTTTCATTGCCTTTGATCTGAGGCTACATCAGGAGCTATAAAATGAACTCGTCCCCTGAAAGCTCAGCAAGTTTGACATTCAATAATTTCAAACTTCAGACAAAAGCCACCACCATACCCTGACAAGGCCAGCCTAGGGATTTGGATTGTGCTGACTTGGCATTTGTGGAATAACAGCTGGTCTTGTTTACTGAGCAGCCTCatggtgccagacactgtgctgggccCTTGAATCTGATCACTGCTCACCTCCACCTCTGAAGTAACATAACCGTCTCCCTTCTATAGCTTAGGGAACTGAGGG includes these proteins:
- the HIVEP3 gene encoding transcription factor HIVEP3 isoform X1, with protein sequence MDPEQSVKGTKKAEGSPRKRLTKGEAIQTSVSSSVPYPGSGTAATQESPAQELLAPQPFPGPSSVLREGSQEKTGQQQKPPKRPPIEASVHISQLPQHPLTPAFMSPGKPEHLLEGSTWQLVDPMRPGPSGSFVAPGLHPQSQLLPSHASIIPPEDLPGVPKVFVPRPSQVSLKPTEEAHKKERKPQKPGKYICQYCSRPCAKPSVLQKHIRSHTGERPYPCGPCGFSFKTKSNLYKHRKSHAHRIKAGLASGMGGEMYPHGLEMERIPGEEFEEPTEGESTDSEEETSATSGHPAELSPRPKQPLLSSGLYSSGSHSSSHERCSLSQSSTAQSLEDPPPFVEPSSEHPLSHKPEDTHTIKQKLALRLSERKKVIDEQAFLSPGSKGSTESGYFSRSESAEQQVSPPNTNAKSYAEIIFGKCGRIGQRTAMLTATSTQPLLPLSTEDKPSLVPLSVPRTQVIEHITKLITINEAVVDTSEIDSVKPRRSSLSRRSSMESPKSSLYREPLSSHSEKTKPEQSLLSLQHPPSTAPPVPLLRSHSMPSAACTISTPHHPFRGSYSFDDHITDSEALSRSSHVFTSHPRMLKRQPAIELPLGGEYSSEEPGPSSKDTASKPSDEVEPKESELTKKTKKGLKTKGVIYECNICGARYKKRDNYEAHKKYYCSELQIAKPISAGTHTSPEAEKSQIEHEPWSQMMHYKLGTTLELTPLRKRRKEKSLGDEEEPPAFESTKSQFGSPGPSDAARNLPLESTKSPAEPSKSVPSLEGPTGFQPRTPKPGSGSESGKERRTTSKEISVIQHTSSFEKSDSLEQPSGLEGEDKPLAQFPSPPPAPHGRSAHSLQPKLVRQPNIQVPEILVTEEPDRPDTEPEPPPKEPEKTEEFQWPQRSQTLAQLPAEKLPPKKKRLRLAEMAQSSGESSFESSVPLSRSPSQESSVSLSGSSRSASFERDDHGKAEAPGPSSDTRPKPLGTHMLTVPSHHPHAREMRRSASEQSPNVSHSAHMTETRSKSFDYGSLSLTGPSAPAPVAPPARVAPPERRKCFLVRQASLSRPPESELEVAPKGRQESEEPQPSSSKPSAKSSLSQISSAATSHGGPPGGKGPGQDRPPLGSTVPYTEALQVFHHPVAQTPLHEKPYLPPPVSLFSFQHLVQHEPGQSPEFFSTQAMSSLLSSPYSMPPLPPSLFQAPPLPLQPTVLHPGQLHLPQLMPHPANIPFRHPPSFLPMPYPASSALSSGFFLPLQSQFALQLPGDVESHLPQIKTSLAPLATGSAGLSPSTEYSSDIRLPPVAPPASSSAPTSAPPLALPACPDTMVSLVVPVRVQTNMPSYGSAMYTTLSQILVTQSQGSSATVALPKFEEPPSKGTTVCGADVHEVGPGPSGLSEEQSRAFPTPYLRVPVTLPERKGTSLSSESVLSLEGSSSTAGGSKRVLSPAGSLELTMETQQQKRVKEEEASKADEKLELVKPCSVALTSTEDGKRPEKSHLGNQGQGRRELEMLSSLSSDPSDTKEIPPLPHPALSHGTAPGSEALKEYPQPSGKPHRRGLTPLSVKKEDSKEQPDLPSLAPPSSLPLSETSSRPAKSQEGTDSKKVLQFPSLHTTTNVSWCYLNYIKPNHIQHADRRSSVYAGWCISLYNPNLPGVSTKAALSLLRSKQKVSKETYTMATAPHPEAGRLVPSSSRKPRMTEVHLPSLVSPEGQKDLARVEKEEERRGEPEEDAPASQRGEPARIKIFEGGYKSNEEYVYVRGRGRGKYVCEECGIRCKKPSMLKKHIRTHTDVRPYVCKHCHFAFKTKGNLTKHMKSKAHSKKCQETGVLEELEAEEGTSDDLFQDSEGREGSEAVEEHQFSDLEDSDSDSDLDEDEDEDEEESQDELSRPSSEAPPPGPPHALQADSSPILGPQPPDAPASGTEATRGSSVSEAERLTASSCSMSSQSMPGLPRLGPAPLGSVEKDTGSALSYKPVSPRRPWSPSKEAGSRPPLARKHSLTKNDSSPQRCSPAREPQASAPSPPGLHVDPGRGMGPLPCGSPRLQLSPLTLCPLGRELAPRAHVLSKLEGTTDPGLPRYSPTRRWSPGQAESPPRSAPPGKWALAGPGSPSAGEHGPGLGLAPRVLFPPAPLPHKLLSRSPETCASPWQKAESRSPSCSPGPAHPLSSRPFSALHDFHGHIPARTEENIFSHLPLHSQHLTRAPCPLIPIGGIQMVQARPGAHPTLLPGPTAAWVSGFSGGGSDLTGAREAQERGRWSPTESSSASVSPVAKVSKFTLSSELEGRDYPKERERTGGGPGRPPDWTPHGTGAPAEPTPTHSPCTPPDTLPRPPQGRRAAQSWSPRLESPRAPANPEPSATPPLDRSSSVGCLAEASARFPARRRNLSGEPRTRQDSPKPSGSGEPRAHPHQPEDRVPPNA